A genomic segment from Equus przewalskii isolate Varuska chromosome X, EquPr2, whole genome shotgun sequence encodes:
- the PBDC1 gene encoding protein PBDC1 isoform X1, producing the protein MEASSGTEEPVSGELVSVAHALSLPAESYSNDPDIEMAWAMRAMQHAEVYYKLISSVDPQFLKLTKVDDQIYSEFRENFEKLRIDVLDPEELKSESAKEKWRPFCLKFDGIVEDFNYGTLLRLDCSQGYTEENTIFAPRIQFFAIEIARNREGCNKAVYTSVKDKEEKGANNGGEKGADSGGETEKEANKEINKSGETAM; encoded by the exons ATGGAGGCATCTAGTGGAACGGAGGAGCCG gttTCCGGGGAGCTGGTGTCAGTGGCACATGCTCTTTCTCTCCCAGCCGAATCTTACAGCAACGAT CCTGATATTGAGATGGCTTGGGCCATGAGAGCAATGCAGCATGCTGAAGTCTACTACAAG CTGATTTCATCAGTTGACCCACAGTTCCTGAAACTCACCAAAGTGGATGACCAAATCTATTCTGAGTTTCGGGAAAATTTTGAGAAACTCAGGATAGATGTATTGGACCCAGAAGAGCTCAAATCAGAATCAGCTAAAGAG AAGTGGAGACCATTCTGCTTGAAGTTTGACGGGATTGTAGAAGACTTCAACTATGGCACTTTGCTGAGACTGGATTGTTCTCAGGGCTACACTGAGGAAAACACTATCTTTG CTCCCAGGATACAATTTTTTGCCATTGAAATTGCTCGAAACCGGGAAGGCTGTAACAAAGCAGTTTATACCAGTGTTAAggacaaagaagagaagggagccaataatggaggagagaaaggagctgacagtggaggagaaacagagaaagaagccaacaaagaaatcaacaaaagtgGGGAAACAGCTATGTAA
- the PBDC1 gene encoding protein PBDC1 isoform X3, whose translation MEASSGTEEPVSGELVSVAHALSLPAESYSNDPDIEMAWAMRAMQHAEVYYKLISSVDPQFLKLTKVDDQIYSEFRENFEKLRIDVLDPEELKSESAKELPGYNFLPLKLLETGKAVTKQFIPVLRTKKRREPIMEERKELTVEEKQRKKPTKKSTKVGKQLCKVDREQHTRSRDSTEPTSTMMLLAKTPCG comes from the exons ATGGAGGCATCTAGTGGAACGGAGGAGCCG gttTCCGGGGAGCTGGTGTCAGTGGCACATGCTCTTTCTCTCCCAGCCGAATCTTACAGCAACGAT CCTGATATTGAGATGGCTTGGGCCATGAGAGCAATGCAGCATGCTGAAGTCTACTACAAG CTGATTTCATCAGTTGACCCACAGTTCCTGAAACTCACCAAAGTGGATGACCAAATCTATTCTGAGTTTCGGGAAAATTTTGAGAAACTCAGGATAGATGTATTGGACCCAGAAGAGCTCAAATCAGAATCAGCTAAAGAG CTCCCAGGATACAATTTTTTGCCATTGAAATTGCTCGAAACCGGGAAGGCTGTAACAAAGCAGTTTATACCAGTGTTAAggacaaagaagagaagggagccaataatggaggagagaaaggagctgacagtggaggagaaacagagaaagaagccaacaaagaaatcaacaaaagtgGGGAAACAGCTATGTAAGGTAGACAGGGAACAACATACTAGAAGCCGTGACTCAACTGAGCCTACAAGTACCATGATGCTACTTGCAAAGACCCCTTGTGGTTAA
- the PBDC1 gene encoding protein PBDC1 isoform X2, translating into MAWAMRAMQHAEVYYKLISSVDPQFLKLTKVDDQIYSEFRENFEKLRIDVLDPEELKSESAKEKWRPFCLKFDGIVEDFNYGTLLRLDCSQGYTEENTIFAPRIQFFAIEIARNREGCNKAVYTSVKDKEEKGANNGGEKGADSGGETEKEANKEINKSGETAM; encoded by the exons ATGGCTTGGGCCATGAGAGCAATGCAGCATGCTGAAGTCTACTACAAG CTGATTTCATCAGTTGACCCACAGTTCCTGAAACTCACCAAAGTGGATGACCAAATCTATTCTGAGTTTCGGGAAAATTTTGAGAAACTCAGGATAGATGTATTGGACCCAGAAGAGCTCAAATCAGAATCAGCTAAAGAG AAGTGGAGACCATTCTGCTTGAAGTTTGACGGGATTGTAGAAGACTTCAACTATGGCACTTTGCTGAGACTGGATTGTTCTCAGGGCTACACTGAGGAAAACACTATCTTTG CTCCCAGGATACAATTTTTTGCCATTGAAATTGCTCGAAACCGGGAAGGCTGTAACAAAGCAGTTTATACCAGTGTTAAggacaaagaagagaagggagccaataatggaggagagaaaggagctgacagtggaggagaaacagagaaagaagccaacaaagaaatcaacaaaagtgGGGAAACAGCTATGTAA